The Nonlabens sp. Hel1_33_55 genome contains the following window.
GAACGTAGATAACACAGCAAGCAACGAAACAGTACAATTATCTAACTTTAGATTGTACCCAAATCCAGCTACAGATTGGATCAATATTTCTGCAGATAATTTACAGAATTCTAGGTCAGAGATTTATGATTTAAGTGGAAGATTGGTTCGAGAATTTGATCTGTTATCAAACACAACCAATCTTAATATTGAGGATTTAAATTCTGGAATATATCTTTTGAAGATAACGACGGCAAATGGTAAAACAGCCACAAAAAGATTTATCAAAAAATAGATTTATAGAATTTTTTAAATAATAGCCGAATTCTCCTTGAGTATTCGGCTATTTATGTTAATAGTGACTAAGTTTTCATATATATAGAGTGAATTTTTTACAAAATGAAGAATTAATTTCTTGTTATATCATTAAGTTTGAGGTACCAAATTAGAACCTATACCCTATCTCCTTCATGCAATTTAATACTGTTAAGCATCATCCCACTCATCCAGCCTTCGGCAATTTTGTTTTCGTTCTCATCGAGCATTTGAACGACCACTTTAAGTTTCCCGAATCTAAAATATTCCTTTTTAGCGGTAACGATAACCGTAGTTTCTGGCAAGACCTGACCTCTAAACGTGACATGCGCCTCAGTGAAAACCACTCGCGGATTTGTATTGGTATCCCTAATAAGATAGGCTCCCAAACAAACCAATCCTATTTGGGCCATGCATTCCTGCAGGATGACACCTGGCGTTAGTGGACTATCTGCAAAATGATGTTTGTAGAAATACTCGCTTTCGCGAAAGCGATATATACCAATCACATGATCATCAGTGAGTTCCAAGAGTTGATCTACAAACTTGAAACCATCGCCGTATGGTAAGTTGGCAACAATTTTTTCCTTTTCTGAAAGTAGCATAGTAGTTTAAGTTAAAGATTCGCCACCATCCACCTTGATCACATTACTATTGATGAATGAGGCTTCTGGGCGACACATTAGATAAACAACATTTGCCACATCCTCCGGCAAAGTCATCCTTTTCATGGGATTTCTGCTTAAGCTATTTGCCTTCAATTCCTCATACATGGGAATACGCTGTAGGCTCTCTGTATCTGTGACTCC
Protein-coding sequences here:
- a CDS encoding 3-hydroxyacyl-ACP dehydratase FabZ family protein; protein product: MLLSEKEKIVANLPYGDGFKFVDQLLELTDDHVIGIYRFRESEYFYKHHFADSPLTPGVILQECMAQIGLVCLGAYLIRDTNTNPRVVFTEAHVTFRGQVLPETTVIVTAKKEYFRFGKLKVVVQMLDENENKIAEGWMSGMMLNSIKLHEGDRV